A window from Micromonospora profundi encodes these proteins:
- a CDS encoding DUF948 domain-containing protein: MGEVAALIAASAFAVLVLILTLPILRLRHTVDATTRMINDLNDRTAPLLGDVNTTVKNVNTALEQVQTSLDGVNLQLAKVDTMTSHAQNVTANVANLATVVSAAAANPLVKVAAFGYSVRKAAAGRRHAETEREVRDTIKQQRRAARRGNR, encoded by the coding sequence ATGGGAGAGGTCGCGGCGCTGATCGCGGCGAGCGCGTTCGCGGTGCTGGTGCTCATCCTGACGCTGCCGATCCTGCGGCTGCGGCACACGGTGGACGCCACCACCCGAATGATCAACGACCTCAACGATCGGACCGCACCTTTGCTCGGCGACGTGAACACCACGGTGAAGAACGTCAACACCGCGCTGGAGCAGGTGCAGACGTCGCTCGACGGTGTGAACCTGCAACTGGCCAAGGTCGACACCATGACCAGCCACGCGCAGAACGTCACCGCCAACGTCGCCAACCTGGCCACGGTGGTCTCCGCCGCGGCCGCGAACCCGCTGGTGAAGGTGGCCGCGTTCGGTTACAGCGTGCGCAAGGCCGCCGCTGGCCGCCGGCATGCCGAGACCGAGCGCGAGGTACGCGACACCATCAAGCAGCAGCGGCGGGCCGCGCGGCGCGGTAACCGCTGA
- the ruvX gene encoding Holliday junction resolvase RuvX, which yields MSERMRGVRIGVDVGQVRVGISRSDPDGILATPLVTLARDLTAAPDAVPSDIAQVAALVAEHEAVEVVVGLPVNLAGKHGPAAVGVKAYADRLVDVIAPVPVTLTDERMSTVVASRRLAERGVRGKRQRAVVDQAAAVEILQSWLDAQRRRT from the coding sequence GTGAGTGAGCGCATGCGTGGTGTACGGATCGGCGTGGACGTCGGTCAGGTGCGGGTGGGGATCTCCCGCTCGGATCCGGACGGCATCCTCGCCACGCCGCTTGTCACTCTGGCCCGTGACCTCACGGCGGCGCCGGATGCGGTGCCGAGTGACATTGCCCAGGTGGCGGCTCTGGTGGCCGAGCACGAGGCCGTCGAGGTTGTCGTCGGCCTTCCGGTCAATCTCGCCGGCAAGCACGGCCCGGCGGCGGTCGGAGTGAAGGCGTACGCTGACCGACTGGTCGATGTGATAGCGCCCGTCCCGGTAACGCTCACTGACGAGAGGATGTCGACCGTGGTCGCTTCTCGTAGGCTGGCCGAGCGTGGCGTTCGGGGCAAGCGTCAACGTGCGGTTGTCGACCAGGCGGCCGCGGTGGAGATCC
- the alaS gene encoding alanine--tRNA ligase codes for MKTAEIKRRYLAHFEANGHAVVPSAPLPAISDPNLLFVNAGMVQFVPYFLGQQTAPYRRAVSVQKCIRTPDIDEVGKTSRHGTFFQMNGNFSFGDYFKDGAIPLAWDLVTKSQADGGFGLDPERIWPTVYLDDDEAYDIWRSVGVPAARIVRRGKADNFWSMGIPGPCGPCSELFYDRGPEYGREGGPAVDEDRYMEFWNLVFMQFERGPGTTKDDYPILGDLPAKNIDTGMGLERMASILQGVDNLYEIDEVRPILDRAAELTGKRYGAHSGHVASESHPDDVRLRVVADHVRTALMLIGDGVTPSNEGRGYVLRRIMRRAIRSIRLLGWQDRALPELLPVARDCMAPSYPELATDFDRIAQYAYAEEDAFLSTLRAGTTILDTAIAETRTAGGTALSGAKAFQLHDTYGFPIDLTLEIAAEQGLKVDDEGFRRLMADQRTRAKADAQARKTGHTDVSAYRSVLDSGGPVTFTGYSEVARESRVRALLGGAGPVQAAAEGETIELVLDTTPFYAEGGGQQPDHGMITVGDGQVEVLDVQQPVPGLIVHRARVIRGEVRAGDTGYAEIDTTRRRAISRSHTATHLVHQTMRNFLGESATQAGSLNAPGRLRFDFNTPTGVSPTVLRDVEQQVNEVLLADLEVHAFITSLDEARRIGAMALFGEKYGEEVRVVEVGDYARELCGGTHVARSAQLGLVKILSESSIGSGVRRVEALVGMDAFGFLAREHLLVSRLAELYRVPNDQVADRVEQTVTQLRDAEKELEKLRAQLVLGGAGALAAQAKDVRGVAYVGTEAPEGAAGNDVRTLAQEIRGKIDPARPAVVAVAARANGKASLVVAVNAAARSRGLAASALVKAAFSGRGGGSPDLAQGGGLPAAEAPNLLLTVEKAITEA; via the coding sequence ATGAAGACGGCGGAGATCAAGCGGCGGTACCTCGCGCATTTCGAGGCGAACGGCCACGCCGTGGTGCCGTCCGCTCCGCTGCCCGCCATCAGCGATCCGAACCTGCTGTTCGTCAACGCCGGTATGGTGCAGTTCGTCCCCTACTTCCTGGGTCAGCAGACCGCGCCGTACCGGCGGGCGGTGAGCGTGCAGAAGTGCATCCGTACCCCGGACATCGACGAGGTCGGCAAGACCAGCCGGCACGGCACGTTCTTCCAGATGAACGGCAACTTCTCGTTCGGTGACTACTTCAAGGACGGCGCGATTCCCCTCGCGTGGGACCTGGTGACCAAGTCGCAGGCCGACGGCGGGTTCGGTCTGGACCCGGAGCGGATCTGGCCGACGGTCTACCTCGACGACGACGAGGCGTACGACATCTGGCGTTCGGTGGGTGTGCCCGCGGCGCGGATCGTCCGCCGGGGCAAGGCGGACAACTTCTGGTCGATGGGGATTCCCGGGCCGTGCGGTCCGTGCTCCGAGCTGTTCTACGACAGGGGCCCGGAGTACGGCCGCGAGGGCGGCCCGGCGGTCGACGAGGACCGCTACATGGAGTTCTGGAACCTCGTCTTCATGCAGTTCGAGCGGGGGCCGGGCACCACCAAGGACGACTATCCGATCCTCGGTGACCTGCCGGCGAAGAACATCGACACCGGCATGGGCCTGGAGCGGATGGCCTCGATCCTGCAGGGTGTGGACAACCTGTACGAGATCGACGAGGTCCGGCCGATCCTGGACCGGGCTGCCGAGCTGACCGGCAAGCGGTACGGCGCGCACTCCGGGCACGTGGCGAGCGAGTCGCACCCCGACGACGTACGGCTGCGGGTGGTCGCCGACCACGTGCGGACCGCGCTGATGCTGATCGGTGACGGCGTGACGCCGAGCAACGAGGGTCGCGGCTACGTGCTGCGGCGGATCATGCGCCGGGCGATCCGGTCGATTCGGCTGCTGGGCTGGCAGGACCGGGCGCTGCCCGAGTTGCTGCCGGTGGCGCGGGACTGCATGGCGCCGTCGTACCCCGAGCTGGCGACCGACTTCGACCGCATCGCGCAGTACGCGTACGCGGAGGAGGACGCCTTCCTGTCGACGCTGCGTGCGGGCACCACGATCCTGGACACGGCGATCGCCGAGACCCGCACGGCGGGCGGCACGGCGCTGTCCGGTGCGAAGGCGTTCCAGTTGCACGACACGTACGGCTTCCCGATCGACCTGACGCTGGAGATCGCTGCGGAGCAGGGCCTCAAGGTCGACGACGAGGGTTTCCGCCGGTTGATGGCCGACCAGCGGACCCGGGCGAAGGCGGACGCGCAGGCGCGCAAGACCGGCCACACCGACGTGTCGGCGTACCGGTCGGTGCTCGACTCGGGTGGCCCGGTGACGTTCACCGGCTACAGCGAGGTGGCGCGCGAGTCGCGGGTGCGGGCGCTGCTCGGCGGGGCCGGCCCGGTTCAGGCGGCGGCCGAGGGCGAGACCATCGAGTTGGTCCTCGACACGACCCCGTTCTACGCCGAGGGCGGTGGCCAGCAGCCCGACCACGGCATGATCACCGTCGGCGACGGTCAGGTCGAGGTGCTCGACGTGCAGCAGCCGGTGCCCGGCCTGATCGTGCACCGTGCCCGGGTGATCCGGGGTGAGGTGCGCGCGGGCGACACCGGCTACGCCGAGATCGACACCACCCGGCGGCGGGCGATCTCCCGGTCGCACACCGCCACCCACCTGGTGCACCAGACCATGCGTAACTTCCTCGGCGAGTCGGCCACCCAGGCGGGTTCGTTGAACGCGCCCGGCCGGCTGCGGTTCGACTTCAATACCCCGACCGGGGTGTCGCCGACAGTGCTGCGGGACGTGGAGCAGCAGGTGAACGAGGTGCTGCTGGCCGACCTGGAGGTGCACGCCTTCATCACGTCGCTGGACGAGGCGCGGCGGATCGGGGCGATGGCGCTCTTCGGGGAGAAGTACGGCGAGGAGGTGCGGGTCGTCGAGGTCGGCGACTACGCCCGGGAGCTGTGCGGCGGCACGCACGTGGCGCGCTCGGCCCAGCTCGGCCTCGTGAAAATCCTCTCCGAGTCGTCGATCGGTTCGGGTGTGCGCCGCGTCGAGGCGCTCGTCGGCATGGACGCGTTCGGCTTCCTGGCCCGCGAGCACCTGCTGGTGTCCCGGCTGGCCGAGCTGTACCGGGTGCCCAACGACCAGGTCGCCGACCGGGTGGAGCAGACGGTCACCCAGCTCCGGGACGCCGAGAAGGAGCTGGAGAAGCTGCGCGCCCAGCTGGTGCTGGGTGGGGCGGGAGCGCTCGCCGCGCAGGCGAAGGACGTGCGTGGGGTGGCGTACGTGGGCACCGAGGCGCCCGAGGGCGCGGCCGGTAACGACGTGCGGACCCTGGCGCAGGAGATCCGCGGCAAGATCGACCCGGCGCGGCCGGCGGTGGTAGCGGTGGCGGCCCGGGCGAACGGCAAGGCGTCGCTGGTGGTGGCTGTCAACGCGGCGGCCCGCAGCCGTGGCCTGGCGGCGTCGGCCCTGGTGAAGGCGGCGTTCTCCGGGCGTGGTGGGGGCAGCCCCGATCTGGCCCAGGGCGGCGGCCTGCCCGCGGCCGAGGCGCCGAATCTGCTACTCACCGTCGAGAAGGCGATCACCGAGGCGTGA